In the Epinephelus fuscoguttatus linkage group LG10, E.fuscoguttatus.final_Chr_v1 genome, AAGGGAGAAATCAAGACATCAGTGAGCGGAGTCAAACTGATGAGGCTAATGTGTTACAACGATGGGAATGTAACATTCTCATCTCTATAACTTTTGTACACGCAGGAAATGCTTTCAGGAATGTAACAATGTGTGTGCTCCAAACCCTTCCTGTGTACACACTTGGCAGACGCCCAGCaatcataaaaacaaactttataacGTTTAGTCTAAAAATATTCCCTGAGTTTTAGGAGAGGTTATGAATTGCTTTTGTGATCAGGTGCTTCTGACTGAAATAAAAGCATTGTATAGGTGACAATGCAGGGTGGAGAGCTGTGTGTAGTTTGTGCTTAGATAAGCTCTCATCATTAGCAGCCACCAGATGGTAAGTTGATCATGCACATTGCTTTGCTTCTCTGGTATCTGTCTTCCTCATTAGAACCACATTAACACACAGTGACTGCGATGATTTATTCAGCTCCAATCATGAGAAAGAGAAATGATCCTTGTCTGTTTATGTTATACAACAAATAATCCCTTCTGTTCACACCAAAGGCTCCGGGATAATACACCAAAATATGAATGCAGCTTTAACTCTTTTTGTACAAACAAACTGAAGTGTTACTCATCTGCATCTCCCCCAGCTGATACTTGTTTTGTACTTGAATAAAAGTCATCTGCTGTTCATCTGCTGACGGGAAGAGTGACCCTCTGTTGTTTCTCTCTTTAGTCCTCAAACAGAaatgagcacagtcaaacacacacatacactcactcttTCCCATACACACGAAAATGTAATTTGCCAGTAGCCATATagtgctgctggtggtggggGCCATTTATGAGGCAGATCATATGGTAGGGTTGCTTGTCAGCTTTGAGTTCAGAAACAGACGATGAAGATTCATCTCCCTTGACACGCGCTGACATAGAAAACTATATTTAGCTGTTGGCGTCCGTGCGTAAAGTGACGCTGGCGCAGACGCACGCACAATGGTTGTGGACTGAATACTGATGGGCACAAGACGCAGCAAGCTGTGCCACACCGTGTAGTCTAGTAAGTTTTAATGAAGACGTGTCAGCGGAGACTTTCTCATTCAAAAGCGAGCAGATGACGTGATTAACATAATGTGACATGGCACATTCTGGAGTTTCATTCATCCTGATCTTGTAGGACTTTAATTGGCTTTGAGTAGGAAGAAGTCCCTGATTAATACAGAGTCTGTTCGAGGTTGAAtgggaaataaaatcagttgattccaaataaatcagacattatttatttatgcctTAGAGGGAAATTGAGACATTACAGTCGCTTTGTATTTAACAGtacaaaaatatatgtttataaTGTTTATAATAAGTATGGAAAGTGTgtgaaaatatacaaaatatgtCCATTATGCTCCAGTGTATAAAACTTGTATGCGGTgtttttagaaatataaaaatatgtgtctTATCCTCAGTATGTAAAGTATGTAAAAGTATATGAAGTATGTGCATTGTGCTGTAATGTTTAACACCagtatgtaaaatatttaacattGCAAAAATTATGTGTATTATGCTATGGAAAGTATGTGAAAATGTATAAAACTAGTATGTAGGCTAGTCTTTAGAAAATATATCTGTTATGCTTCAATTTACATTTATAGAGagaaataagaataagaaatgtacacagtgtgtgtgtcatatatgATATACATTCAAGAGTAGTGTAAGCAAGACAAAATTAAATCCTTACCATATAAACATGACAAAACTATGACATCGTTTCAGCCCACATGATAGCCCAGCACTCACATTATATTATAGGGCAACCACGGTGTCATTATAAACTCATTAATGAGAAACAGACTCACTGTAACTCTCTTCAGGAATATTAATGACATATTTGTCTGTGATTAAGCCCACAGTGTCCCTCAGCCCACTGTAGGCTACTTCCCGGGGCTCGGTGAGGGTGTAGGCCTACTGCACTTtatgaataatgaaaaaaatgacgtAAACAATGCGGTCCTCTTTGCAGCTCGGGCTCGAGGCTGGAGGCGGGCGCACCGAGGCGTGATGCGGTCGTGACGTAGTTTCAGTCGGGGATCTTTAATCCTCTGCCGCAGCAGCGCAGCCGGTAACCAGAGGAGGGGGGAGCACGGTCGGACGGGAATGGACCGCACAGGCTAGGCTAGCCTACAGTGAGGCCGACATATCTCGGTCTTTAGATACATGATAATATCACCGAGTCAAAACGAGAGTAGGACCAGAACGAGCCGAGTTTTAGCGAAGGCCAGaccccctcctctctgtgtctgcctTCAGCCTACAGCCTATTCATAGATCCTATCAAACAGACCTCATTCACAAACGGGGGTTTAggtatattttcatttaaaagccGAATTCGGTGTCGTTTAGCCGGCTGCCGGATCCTGCGCCTCGTCCTGCCGGTTTCCTGCGCTCCGGTTCGCCCTTCAGCAGCGTCTCCGCGTCCCCGCTGTTCCTGTCAGCTGCTGCGCATCAGCAAAACATGCAGGATGAGCCTGTGGGGGTGACAACCACGCAACTACCCCCGTCAACCGAGGAAAAGGACAGCGAGAGAAGCACGGTCAGCAAATCCGGGCACCGAACCGACAACCAGGACAGCCAGCCGAGCTCCGTGACGCCGGATTATAACCATCTGAACCAGAAGAGAGCTTTCCCCGATTTCGATCGAGATCATTTTTGCCCTACGCAGTCTCTGTGTGACCTTCAGCACAGCCGAAAAATACATCAGCAGTTAAGTCAGCACACTGAGTTTAGCCCCACAGAGTCGCCCCCACCCCAGAGACATTTCAGTCACCTGCCGCAGAGGCAGCCCGGGCACAACGCTGCTGACCCCTGCGGCTCTCCAGTGGAAGAGGCTCAAGCCGATGCTGCGTCGCCATCGCCCACTTCTGTAAATCCACACAAGATCCAAATGGACTCCCCCATCGCCCACCATATAAATAACGgcaatggcagcagcagcagcaccggcAACATGTTGTCCGGAGGTCTCAGCGCCGCTTTCCCGAACCTCCCCACCCAGGAGATGCAGAGCGCCAGCGTAGGCTCGTCTTCACCCTCGATACCTGGGTTCGGCACCCCGTGGTCCGTGCAGACCAGCTCCTCGCCCCCTCCCGCACCCAACTCCATCAACCCCATCCACGCCAACGCCATTAACCAGATGCCCAACACGGACTCTGACAACAGCTTCTACCCAGGTATCCCCTCCTCCATCAACCCGGCCTTCTTCCAGAGTTTTTCGCCAGTGTCAGCTAATCCGTGCGCCGGGATTAATGTGCAGGGCTTCAGCGGTCCTTTCTCGCCCCAGATAAACGTCCCTCAGCAGGCGCAGAGTCGCAGGTCCCCGGTCAGTCCCCAGATGCATCCCCAGCAGGGCGCCTTCCTGCAGCAGAGGAACAACTACAACCAACATCAGGTGAGCTGGTACAGGACATCAATCACATGAAGGTGACACAGCATGGAGGCAGCTCTCCTGTCTTATTTCTCCCACTGCTGTTACATTTGATGAGCAAACATTAGGCCTCAGGCCCACAGCAGCTCCATTTTACTTAGCACATGTGAACATGATGTCAGGTTGGGCTCTGAGGGCCACCACCAGGGTCTCCTCAGGTTAGGGAGCATCTTGTGACACCGTAAAGCgttgtgtgtgtacattagCAGTCTTTGAAGCACAAGTAGTCTTTTTGTTACTCATAAAGCATTTGTCATGTCCTCTGCAAGGGCTGAAGTCACTACTCTTGAGGCAAAGGAAGGGAGGGGTGATCAGGGGAACAAGGGAGCATCACTGAATCTAGCTGTTGTTCTCTGTGGAAGCTGGCAGTGGGATGCAGTCACATGGCAGCGGACCATCCCTGTCTTGTGGTTCCAGTCAGTGGGAATACAAAGGCTCGCAGGGTTTGGTGTCCTAAATGGAAGCTTATTTGGGTGAAATGAAGGCATCTAGTATcttagaggtgtgtgtgtgtgtgtgtgtgtgtgtgtgtgtgtgtgtgtgtgtgcagacagttAGGGGACCCCAAGGAAGGAGCAGGCTGAATGAAGGTTCGGATTGTGCAGTGGTCTTGAGGCCTACGTGTTTGTAGCCTTTGGCCTCAGGTTTCTCATGTGATttgcacattgtgtgtgtgtgtgtgtgtgtgtgtgtgtgtgtgtgtgtgtgtgctctgaagTGCATCTATGGTGTTGTTTCTCTGTCCTTTAACCCCTTGCTTTGATTATGAGTGCTATGTAAATGTTGTAAtagaaagacaaagacagcCAGCCCTGTTGGTTCCACCATCATACGCACATCAACATATTCAAAGCAGaaaaatttaaaggtccagtgtgtaagatttagggcagtgtagtggcatctagtgatgATGATTGCAGATTCTTTGCTCAGGAGTTTTTTTCCAGAGGACAAATCACCCACAGATGTGTTTTCTTCCCCAttacaaacagaccaggtgattaaaaccagttgaaacactgaataaagcagtttcacgttacaaatcagcgTTTCTCCGATGCTATTTGACACATCACAGGCCCTTAGCTTAGCATCTGCTAACGTGTGCTCATGTGATTAAGACGGAGGTTTTTACCGGTAGCTgaattatttgcagaggtctcttcctttccaaaataATCAGACCCGGTGCAGTGTCATGGtagaaaatcagtgtttctcctacgcAGTTCAGCATGTCAGAGACGGGCTAATCagtgctcacctattttctttaataacttaagatccagacctTTGGGAGGTCTTTatcaggagccgaattatccacagaggtgtgttcctctccaaaacaaacagaactggtgatttaaacaggtaaaaacacggaataaagcagtttcacattaaaaaaaaaaaaaatcaccttttttCCCCGACGCTACTCAGCTCGTTGCAGatgggctgctaactacggtggccgacGGGAAACCTTAAATGGCGCTacttagagccagtgtttggtttgtcttgGTTTGTTCTTGGCTaccgtagaaacatggcggactctgtgtacgaggacccgctccctgtgtagatataaactgctcattctaaggttatgaaaacatgacagttgttattttggggtatttttgtTACGTTTGAGAGTTTTTCCtcatccactgtgagggtcgaAGAACAGAGGGTGTTGTAAGTTGAAAAGCCCAATTGGCAAaggcaaattatgatttgtgttattgggctatataaataaaaaactgaattaaactgaattattttcaggtgattacttATCATATTACATGTCTACCAATGTATCCCTCTAAATCCCACACTGGACATTTAGAAggagaaaaaataatgaatgagtttgttaatattattttttcttttgtacaaGAATGAAACAGCTACTTTAACATTATAAATGTCTCCTACGGTTCAAATCCAACCTCTCCAGGAGCGTCCATTTCCTTTAACAGCACTTGCAGtatcctgttttttttattctcaagGCACACCACTATCAGACATCCCATAGCTGTTTGCAGTtgacacaaagagaaaaggaaTTTAGATCACATCATGCACCAAGTGTGTGAGAAACAGAAAGTTGATTGTCCTCTGAGTAGGATTTTCACGTGAGAGCACGCGAGATTAAGCGCGATGCGATGCGATGTATGATATGCTTAAGAGTTGACACAAGGTccaggtagagagagagagagagagagagagagagagagagagagagtgttacGCTGGTGGTGTCGCAGCGCACGGGATACTTAGTATTAGTCTTAAAGCCTTAAATCTTCTTATCTACCCACCCGTTACAGGAGCAGATCAAGCTGTGGCTGTcagggaggaaagaaaggatAGAAAGACAGGATGAAATAAAGTGGAAATAATACAGACAGAGATGCACGTGCCCTTTTTAACCTTCCATCCCTCCACTCCCTCTGTGccctgtcctgtgtgtgtgtgcagcccaTGGTGAAGCAGTCTCCCTGGGGCAGTCACCAGGGGAACGGCTGGGGTTCGGGGGGGATGTCCTGGGGCCGAGACCACCGCAGAGGGAGTGGCATGGGCGTACCTGGctcagtcagccacgtctcgcCTCTGAAGAAGCCCTTCTCGAGCAACATCATCGCTCCACCCAAGTTCCCACGCTCTGGAGGATCACTGGGGCCTAAATCCTGGATAGAGGAGAACATGTTTCGCAcagacagcaacagcaacactcTGTTGCCCCTGCAGGTATGTGTTTGGGGTGATATGTTGATGGTTTTGGGGGAATaatgggtctgtgtgtgtttgtttgtgaatgggttttgttttcatgttacaGTGTGAGAATCAGTGGCTTTAAAGATGGGAAAGAACTGGTAACAGAGGCGTTCCTAATTATTTGAACTAGAGATCAGACAAAGGGAAGGATGacgtgtgtgtgctggtgtgtgtttcAGTTGAGATCTCTCTGTGAAATAGAAACTAAAAGAGAATTATTGTAATCAGTAGAGAAACTGAAAGAAAGGGGTCCTTCAGACACGCATAGCAGTGTGTAGATGTAAATTACCATAAAAGACCAGCATTGTTAGCATTTCAATCAAATGGGAGGAGTTGGAACTGATTTGCTCTGCAGGTTTCACTGAAGGTGTAACAAAGTGGGGGCTGGGCTGAATTCATTTCAGGAAACCAACATCTTGTAGGTGAGGTCTATTTCAGGTGCAGAGACAGCTCACGCTCTTTCTGTGCTCACCTAAAAGAACCAGAAGTCAATCTTATTTCATGATATACTGAGTGGTTTCAAAGGAAATTGCTAGGAGTCTGTGAGAGGTCTATCAGTGGTCATCACACGCTGCTGGATTGTGTCCTGTATAATGAAATGCTTCTAATTTTCCTTTGTTAAGGTTGCATTGGAGTCTAGATGGTCACCATGTGGTCATGCTTTAATCAAATTTCAATAATTCTTTTGATTTCTACGACACTGCCAGCAGCAAAATCCCCattacttttcaaaataagattacATCACAATTATTTTTGACAGATATCTACGATTGCAACATGAGTCACAGGGATTAGTTTTGTGCATttaattttcactgaaaaaaataaaataaataaaatgatgatgatgtgatatTTGCTGGAttctgtaccaaacaagcaAGTTCCCTTACGTCTGGAATAAAATTTGTAAGCCAGGGCgtctctgtagcaccacaatcGTCTTTTATTGTagtatgttgtgacacattttaccttaaTCAAAAAATTGCAGCTCTCCTGATAAGGATGTGGCATTTGGTCATGTTGTGATCTGATAATATTtcaattaattgtgcagccctacttaAAATTTTATCTGATTATGCTGATAGCCATGCAGTGTCTCTGTGGGTTCTCTGGTATTTTTGCAAAGAATTAATAGGCATTCTTTAATTATAATATTGGGTCATAATTTCATCACTTtattgttgcagctggtaaaggtggagctcattttaattactcTATGCACTACTGGGTGGCTTTACTTACATTATAAGCTgttagtacatttattttttgtatcagTAATCTAAATTTGCAAATAACTTAAACTTTAACATAAATATAATGGAGTAAAGCGTACAATATTagcctctgagatgtagtggagtagaagtagcTTCGCATGGgaatactaaaataaaatacctcaaaattgtgcttaaagtggaaatatacaagtttttttcttaaattataATATCAGATTATAATTACTGATGTATTTATGCGTACATCACTTAAatgtggagctcattttaatttcttcatACTGCGGGGTGGCTTATCGTACATTATAACCTATTAGTTTATTTATACGTGGTTATCAGAgcgcacattagcaggtgctaggctaacgGCCCAtttctgacatgccaaacagtgttgtAGAGACTCTGATttgcaacatgaaactgctttatttttttgttttatagtggtttaaatcacctggggtctcatttataaatacTGAGcacgcacaaaacaaggcctcaAAGAGGTGAACGCCACTCCCCACGCAAAAGCTGTGATCTATACAAAGAGATGAGATATCTTAAAGAGTTGCAGCTGGTGAAGGTGGAGCTCCCTCTAATTACTCTGCATACTGCTGGGTGGCTTAACGTACATTATAACCTATTAGATTATTTGTAAATAACTTGTAACTATTTAAATGAAGTACAAGTGTCTCAAAATTGTGCTGGAAATAGTGGACATAGTGTTTTGCTTTATCATTATGCGGTAAATGTTGATTTCACAAATGGCTTAAGAATAATGACACTATCAGcgtttagattggttccctacAAGCGCCGCTCTcactgtgtcattctgtctgccACCTGGTACCATCTACCTGGAAAATGAAGGctcactttacagcacaaaggaagtgcgtcAACCATTGTGCAACTAAAACTGGAAGAGGATAGCACCTTTCCCCCTGGTAGCTATCAGTAGTTATCCCAAGGAGTATCAGTGTAGGTTTTTTGCAGGTACTATTCCCAGTAACGGAAATGACGGACTGTGGAAAACCAAATGCATTGTGTCTTGTGTTGTTGGTAGTTGCTAGGCcctgaggaaaacagaaagcgTTCTGGTTATCTTTGTGACAGTGGCGCCAACACTAACACCACTTGGAAACACCATTTTATTGGATGTATTAAATGCAGTTAACCAGAGGTTAGCGAAAATAACATATCAGTAAATGATTGTAAATTGAATGTGCATGAGATGCAAACAGAATTGCACTGAGCGTAATGGACTTCTAATAGAAATAATGGTTATTTGGGCAAAGAACAGTATTCTACAAGTTTTATACTCATCACACTGGATTGCTGTCTTTAATTCTAATGCAACACTATTTCCTGAAAGCCCACAGTATCACTGTCTGTTAATAATTTGTCTGTAGTTCATGGTTTCTGATACTTTACAGTGTTGGTAGTTAAACTAAAATGATGTTTTAACTCTCAATCAGTCCCAGTCTGTTGAGGCTGTATGTAAAAGGAGTTCACTGTTAAGAGCTGATTGTCTATTGACGTACTGCATAAAAAGAGACTGACTCACATAAAACTGTTCATAAAGCAGTGTTTTACTTGAGGAAAGATCCTTAATACTCACTAAAAGCCATGAAACTTCAAGCTTGgctcataaataaaatgtgtgctGCCGCATTGTCAGCTTATGTTAAATACACATATTCATTGTAAGAGCAGTGGCTCATTTTAATGACTGCTAACAGAAAAGATATTCATTACCGTGACTCATTCAGACTAGAATAATGATATCACCTAAATAATGGTGTCACCGCATGGTATTACTGTTGCTAAGAGCTCAAATTATTAGTGATATCGATGCCAAGAATCACAGCGCTTCCTATTCCAGGAAACAGGCCTGACTCCATGGATTGTTAATTTCCATAAACAGTGCCGGACCCAGAATTTTTCAGATTCCAAgtcttttccttccttcctttctgtTTAATGTTTGGCAGTCAGCGACACATCTCTGCTGTGTCACGTTTTAGACATCATTCGGAGGTAGactgagaaagagaggagagtcTCAGTGAGTATTGTGCCTGCTGTACAGCTGGTTACTTGGTTACTGGTCATAATGCATACCATCACCCTGAAACAACATATTCTTAAAGTGAAAGAGAATACTGACCTAACGTCATGATTCCCACATCTGTATGGTTAATGGTTTCATACTTGCAGACAGTCTTTTTGAGGACACACATCCAGTCTGACCCCACCGATTTTACATATAAATGTCTGTTTACAGATGTTGGGAGGAATGCTGCGTATGTGGGAAATGTATGCAGCATCTTGTGGCTTCAGTCTGATAAATTGCCTCAAGtaatgtcacttgagtcagctGGGGCTGAAGACTTTGGCCCTATCTTACACCCAGCGCTATGCGACACACAGGGCAACTGTCACTGCTAGTTTCATACCAACCGTTATAGCTTTTACAGCCAGCGCCCCCCTGGTTAAGAAGCAAATGTACTTGCATCACTCTGCGCCCATGGGCGTGTAGGTTTTAAACTGAGGTGTGGTCAGATAAATTGTTGGCATATCACTATGTTGAGGCAGCAGAGAGCGATTAGTCTCAAAATTTGCATACTGGTATGTCACAAATCTTTAACAAGCTTTgcaaatcacctgaaaaccGAAAATAACAGCTCAGCTGTCTTgtaaatttttctttttctagcTATTATGGCTAACGTGCGACATGTGTGCTAACAAAGTGACTTATTGTCACATTATTTTAGGTGCATGAGAGACAGGAAGATCACTCCTCCTCTCATAAATTTACCCCCATAAGTCTAAAAACCAGACATAAATCTCGCATGTGGAGTTAGAAAGAAATTAGTTTATCCAGCTCCTGTGCTAGAGTCCTACACAGGACTCTTTTCCTAATCCCGCTCCAGCAGAGTGTGTGATCTATTCCTGCCCATTTCCATAGGGTGTGTGTCAGCTCCCACTCACACCCGCAAACATTCTGATCATACATGCCCGCAtgatatatagatagatatagaccAATAGActgatgctgtgtctcaaatcacatacttccattagtaaacttccatgtagtatactatgtgcactatgtactcattggcgtagtgcACGAATTTCTACGGGGCAGTGTTGTCTCAAACTAAACACGGCTGTTGTGCACTTACCGGAAATGACGactgcaaattagctagttagcaaactagcattagcattcgttatcgttcgcggtaccaaatcattacaaactgctaaattaacccaataaacatactgctggcttaaacccgacaacagtatagtggtgctcagtgcaaaaaacacatgtatttgtacaatgcagtgacgttcacggtcgcacagtcctcggccaccatttccagtttgaaaagtggtctctccccttctgctgcgtagccaagatggcgaccattgaggatgagaagtgtccatagttccacactcaacttcttgaccgttttgagtgcaccatgcgggcactcatagtgcactgcatttttccatacttctcagtgtgaatgcattattgcactcaaaatattagtACAGAAGTACACGATTTGAGACACTTTGAGTCTTCTCCTgtcctgcagaaaaaaaaacgttaaacattattaaaaaaatgttgatttattgTGGTATTAAGAAAGATGTGCATACCTGTCTGTAATAAGTTGCAAAAGTAGGCTCCAGTGCATGATGGCattcataattacagttattcTGGGGTCTCTGGGattcagttattattattattactatgaGAAATTAATCCAAATGCCTGTCGCCTtgctttccttttgttttgcCTTTATCTTTTCCTACTTCACCTGTTGACATCTCTATCCGTCATGATAATTCATTTCCAGGACccacacatttttgttttgtttgtttgttttttgaccaCCCACTCCACCTGTGACAATAATAAAACCCCTCTACTCCGTAGCCCGCTCCTTCTGTCTGACGCTAGCGGCTCGtggctacattagctgctacAAGCATATAACTCCTGAATCAGTACAGTAAACTAAACTGACTccagttgcattgtgggtaaagTTGGAATAAAATAGAGCATATCTGTGCTCCTACTGCATCGATTTTGATCCTTTTTGAACTGTCTGTTGTGTGTCTGACTTTGTTCGAGGAGTGCAGCGCTAAATCTGTCGAGTTGTCTTTTATGTTCCTCTGGAAACACTGACCTGTCATAAAAATGACTTACTGACTATGAAACATGTTGAGAACTCAGCTCTTTTAGTTTTAAGATTGATTAACGATCCTGTTATTAAACTTTTTTATACAGGTAGTATAAGTATATGTAGTTCCTGGATTATATTTCCAGCCATCAAACTGTCCACTTTATCTGGAAATGGGAAAGCACAGAAATAGAATATTAAGCAACTTATGATCCGTCACTATCAAAGTATGAAGAAATGACCTTTACCCTGCGCTATGCTGGGTGTGGTAAAGGAGGATAGGCGCTCCACGGTACGCTAGTCACCAGAATATTACCATATGAGTTTGTCACAGTCGATCATGAAGAAGAACTATCTCACCGGCCCACTGATGAGCTCATAACCTCCATCTCAGCTCTGTGGCTAAATGCCACTCCTGGTTTTGGTTTCCattctctctccatctgtctgtgggAACAAGTCCAGAGATCGTGCTTGGGAATCTGTCCTATAGGCTGCTCACAAATATACCTTCAGACCCCTGAAGTGAATAAATACAGAAGGAATGTTAATCCAGGCGTGAGCTAATCACTCTCTTAAATCTCTTACATCTTAAGCCAAATACCCGCACTTCAGAGGCTTTATTGTTCATAAGCCAAATCACAAAAGTGTGTTAGAAACGTGAGGACACGCATCATGACGTGTGTATTGTCACCTCTGATATCTGGATGATATTAAACCCtcacatctgtgtttttcaggaCCGCACCAGAATGTATGACAGTCTGAACATGCACTCCCTGGAGAGCTCTCTGATCGACATCATGCGGGCCGAGCAGGATCCGATGAAAGGTAAGATTGCCTTTCACTTTCTATCTAcgtgtgggggggtggggggtcaAAGGGAGGTGATCGTGTTCGGTGAGGAGGCCTGACATCGCACGCAGTGACTCGGTGCAGAGAAGTGACAGGCCCATTGCTCCCAgagctgtgttgtttttccGCACACCAGCTTATTTTGTCCCCGCTGAGAGCTTAATACTTCTGCCACCAGCTGCACATTTACATGACCTTCCAGCTCTGATCCTGTCGCTACTTAACCTGACCTGCACACAGAGCTGAGTAAGGAGTGGAGGAGAGAAGTGATGGTGCTTTTCCTTTGCTGTGAATGTATCCAATTAGGCACAGATGTTTTCAGACCTGTGCATATCACACAtgacttgtcatttttaaactaaaagatATATATAGTCCTGGGTTTCTTTTGAATTTCTCCTCGTGGTTCGGCAGTAGCAAGCGGAGAATGTAGTGTAGTGTGACACTGCCCCGGCCTCCTGGGCTCAGCTGCTGGACATCAGAGGAGCAGTGTCAAATAACTGCACCGCTCTCACCCTCCTCTCCTGGAGACGGCTGCTTGTAGCTCATTTACAGCCTCACAGGCCAGCTACGCTTTCACTTCAAACTATGACCCAGAAATAACAACAAACCATGCATGCAGTTGTTATTTGTTGGCATATGTGTAGAGGCACACAATTCTTGAACAGGCTTGGTTATTTGTAGTCTCATGAAGACCCTGGTAAAATCAGGACTCAACCTGTGCCCTCCTTTCTCAGGCGAGTTTCT is a window encoding:
- the cpeb2 gene encoding cytoplasmic polyadenylation element-binding protein 2 isoform X3; the protein is MQDEPVGVTTTQLPPSTEEKDSERSTVSKSGHRTDNQDSQPSSVTPDYNHLNQKRAFPDFDRDHFCPTQSLCDLQHSRKIHQQLSQHTEFSPTESPPPQRHFSHLPQRQPGHNAADPCGSPVEEAQADAASPSPTSVNPHKIQMDSPIAHHINNGNGSSSSTGNMLSGGLSAAFPNLPTQEMQSASVGSSSPSIPGFGTPWSVQTSSSPPPAPNSINPIHANAINQMPNTDSDNSFYPGIPSSINPAFFQSFSPVSANPCAGINVQGFSGPFSPQINVPQQAQSRRSPVSPQMHPQQGAFLQQRNNYNQHQPMVKQSPWGSHQGNGWGSGGMSWGRDHRRGSGMGVPGSVSHVSPLKKPFSSNIIAPPKFPRSGGSLGPKSWIEENMFRTDSNSNTLLPLQDRTRMYDSLNMHSLESSLIDIMRAEQDPMKGRSSLFPIDDNLLDDGHGNQGVPGVLGSPNCYPHQNGERIERFSRKVFVGGLPPDIDEDEITSSFRRFGHLVVDWPHKAESKSYFPPKGYAFLLFQEESSVQALIEACMEEDGKLYLCVSSPTIKDKPVQIRPWNLSDSDFVMDGSQPLDPRKTIFVGGVPRPLRAIELAMIMDRLYGGVCYAGIDTDPELKYPKGAGRVAFSNQQSYIAAISARFVQLQHGDIDKRVEVKPYVLDDQLCDECQGARCGGKFAPFFCANVTCLQYYCEFCWANIHSRAGREFHKPLVKEGADRPRQIHFRWN
- the cpeb2 gene encoding cytoplasmic polyadenylation element-binding protein 2 isoform X1 yields the protein MQDEPVGVTTTQLPPSTEEKDSERSTVSKSGHRTDNQDSQPSSVTPDYNHLNQKRAFPDFDRDHFCPTQSLCDLQHSRKIHQQLSQHTEFSPTESPPPQRHFSHLPQRQPGHNAADPCGSPVEEAQADAASPSPTSVNPHKIQMDSPIAHHINNGNGSSSSTGNMLSGGLSAAFPNLPTQEMQSASVGSSSPSIPGFGTPWSVQTSSSPPPAPNSINPIHANAINQMPNTDSDNSFYPGIPSSINPAFFQSFSPVSANPCAGINVQGFSGPFSPQINVPQQAQSRRSPVSPQMHPQQGAFLQQRNNYNQHQPMVKQSPWGSHQGNGWGSGGMSWGRDHRRGSGMGVPGSVSHVSPLKKPFSSNIIAPPKFPRSGGSLGPKSWIEENMFRTDSNSNTLLPLQDRTRMYDSLNMHSLESSLIDIMRAEQDPMKGRVGCPNPGADGLLMLNARSYGRRRGRSSLFPIDDNLLDDGHGNQGVPGVLGSPNCYPHQNGERIERFSRKVFVGGLPPDIDEDEITSSFRRFGHLVVDWPHKAESKSYFPPKGYAFLLFQEESSVQALIEACMEEDGKLYLCVSSPTIKDKPVQIRPWNLSDSDFVMDGSQPLDPRKTIFVGGVPRPLRAIELAMIMDRLYGGVCYAGIDTDPELKYPKGAGRVAFSNQQSYIAAISARFVQLQHGDIDKRVEVKPYVLDDQLCDECQGARCGGKFAPFFCANVTCLQYYCEFCWANIHSRAGREFHKPLVKEGADRPRQIHFRWN
- the cpeb2 gene encoding cytoplasmic polyadenylation element-binding protein 2 isoform X2, whose product is MQDEPVGVTTTQLPPSTEEKDSERSTVSKSGHRTDNQDSQPSSVTPDYNHLNQKRAFPDFDRDHFCPTQSLCDLQHSRKIHQQLSQHTEFSPTESPPPQRHFSHLPQRQPGHNAADPCGSPVEEAQADAASPSPTSVNPHKIQMDSPIAHHINNGNGSSSSTGNMLSGGLSAAFPNLPTQEMQSASVGSSSPSIPGFGTPWSVQTSSSPPPAPNSINPIHANAINQMPNTDSDNSFYPGIPSSINPAFFQSFSPVSANPCAGINVQGFSGPFSPQINVPQQAQSRRSPVSPQMHPQQGAFLQQRNNYNQHQPMVKQSPWGSHQGNGWGSGGMSWGRDHRRGSGMGVPGSVSHVSPLKKPFSSNIIAPPKFPRSGGSLGPKSWIEENMFRTDSNSNTLLPLQDRTRMYDSLNMHSLESSLIDIMRAEQDPMKARSYGRRRGRSSLFPIDDNLLDDGHGNQGVPGVLGSPNCYPHQNGERIERFSRKVFVGGLPPDIDEDEITSSFRRFGHLVVDWPHKAESKSYFPPKGYAFLLFQEESSVQALIEACMEEDGKLYLCVSSPTIKDKPVQIRPWNLSDSDFVMDGSQPLDPRKTIFVGGVPRPLRAIELAMIMDRLYGGVCYAGIDTDPELKYPKGAGRVAFSNQQSYIAAISARFVQLQHGDIDKRVEVKPYVLDDQLCDECQGARCGGKFAPFFCANVTCLQYYCEFCWANIHSRAGREFHKPLVKEGADRPRQIHFRWN